gaaaaagaggaaaatgaaaaacaagcacGTTAGAAAGGTGGCCAGACAAAATGGTTTGCATCAACAACATAACTTCTGATTTGTTCTCCCCTGGGACAGTCTACTGCAGCCTCATTCAGATATGCATTTCAACATTATTCAACAGAGCCCACTCAGGTCAAAGAGTCTTTTCCTTCACAAGTACAGAGATACAACACTAGGTTTACGGGAGGGCTATTTTCAATCTTCTTGAGCGGTAATGTGTTTCCATTATGGTTCCATCTATTTGTGATCTATAATGCTTTCCAAATAGCCCCAAATTTCTAAGAAGCTCTAGTTGGTTCCAAATGGAAATGAGATTACatatttagtattattttattctcaaatGTTAGATTTAATTAGGTTGGGAGCATTCATTCATCTGCCCATTGGGTTTGTTTACTTTGTTAAGGGACAACAGCAGAATTGCAGGGAAGTCATAAAACCACGTAGGGCCCCCCAAACTGCGAttgtttttagcttttataaACCATTAAAATATAAGTCAAGCACATAAATATATCTGCTATGAAAAGAAGTGGTATTGCTAAGTTCCCTGATCGAATTCTGAGAAGTCCTGTCATCATCTAAGTCCAGTGTTTTAATCTTCAGGTTCTCTCAGGTCACGTGCTTGCCAATGGCATTGGACCAGGAATCTCCAGAGGTGAGAAAGCCCTGGCCAACCCCAAATGCAGCTCCTGCTTGGTGAAAGCAGAGACAGGGTAAGGACAGGGACACAGGCAGAaccctgctgcactccagctgagcTGCTCACTTGCCACTCCCAGAGAAAACAGGAGGATCGACCTTTCTTTATGCAACGTCTAAAATTAATTTGGTGCTTAAAATCAGAGGTGGGTCAAGCGGTTGATTACCTGAGGTTGCCCCTGGACTAACAAAGGCGTCTCTTCAGCGTGGTGAATTGCTCTGATGGCCCTGGGCCCGGAGCAGTGATTTGAGAAAATCACCCATGGCAACCATTAGGCAATGAGTCTCCATTGACTGCCAAAATCTCACTGAATATTGGAGGGAAAGAGAATTTATATGTAATCCAATTtagagcaacaacaacaacaacatcaacaattTAATGTTCCCCAGTTCTTCATGGGAAAACTTCAATCCAGGTCCAAAGAGAGCTGCAAGAACAGCACAGTTTACACATAAAGTCTGCATTCACAGGCTGGGCTGGGGTGGCAACTCCACTGGCCCTCCTGCTCTACCATGCTTTGTACTGCTGTGTGATTTTAGACGAGGCATTTATCTCGCacagccttagtttcctcacctgtaaaattgaATAGCTACCTTCTAAGCTTTGGGAGaattcaatggaaaaagaatCTTGCCTAGGGCATCATCAGCTCAGTAAATAATAGTTATTATCAAGATCATTATCCTCCAGGTAGCTGCGATATGTAGGAGCCCAGAACCAAGTAGCACAGGAGATAGAGGCAGTTAATTCATCCCTCCTCCAATACAACTGAGTGCCCTAATTATCCGAATAGAAGCTCCACTGCAGGAACATTGTCTTGGAGCTCAAGGAAAGACCTACAAGGGAGAACGATAGAGCTGTAATTATCAGCTGAAAGAGGAAAGAAGTTCTAATCTCACAGAGCCCTTGGAGACTTGTGAACACCCAAAGCTTGGAGAAGGCTTCAACAGGGAACAAACGGTGAAAGCCATACAAAAATGAACTTAGCAGCAGGAAGGAGCACTCCACGTGCCCCTGCACCTCTCACCAAAGGGATGCAGCTATGTGATGGGTGTTTCTGTAATATATGCCTCATTTTCCAATGGAAAACCTCCATATTCACATGAGTGGATGGAGAGGTCATAGTCACTGGTCAAGGAGTTAGAAATGAGTGGGACAAGTGATAAGGTGAACATCCTCAATCTGGCTCCACCCTATCTGGTGCCAGACACCTAATGGACCACCTTTACTGGGGGAGACAGGGTCAAGGATGAAGCACTTTCCTCTTCATATCTAGCTATCATTTATTCTACACAGTTGATGTGGCAGGCAATATGCTGGCTGTTTTAAGCAGGTGATATTTCTAATCCCCACAATGGTCCTGAAAGGTAAGTATCATGGAATCACTTATCTGAATAAATAACatgaggttcagagagattaagtaactggCCTAGATCAATAGGTGGGTAGGCAGACAAGTAGGTAGGCAGGTAGATAACAGAGATTGAAATATACTTAAAAAACACTGTTTGCCCTACATTCCTTGCTTTAGATAGGATTCTGATTGTGGGGCGGACAGGAGAGCTGTCAGTCACGAAGGGAGCCTGCTCACCACAAGGCGAGTCCTGTGACCCAGGCCAGAGAATCAGGTTACCCCACAGGGAACATCAGTGACTGGCCCAGGGGTAAGCAGGTAGCTCATGTAGCGCCAGAGtcatttttttgaagtttttatggAAGTTGCAAAGATCTCTTTTGGAAATTACCAACTCCAGAGAGGATGTTAGCCTGGGAGTGCCATGAACTTTGTGTGTCATTGGGGAAAGGGAGACTTGATTCTCCGGATATCATTGACCATCTGGGTCCTGTGGTACCTGACGCTATGGGTCAGTGGTTCTCGAAGTGGGGCCcccaaagcagcagcagcagcctcatGGCCTTGCTGGAAATGCGAattctcacccccaccccccagactCACTGCATTAGAAACTCTGGAAGATGGATCTGACTCAGTTAAGATCTGTTCCCAAGCTCTCTAGATGGGCCTGATGCTTAATTTGAAAAGCACTGTTGTAGGTCAATCCAGGGAATTGTTAATTTCATGAGCCAATAGATACCCCTTTTCTTGCCTAAACTTtgattataataaaagaaaaatacagcaagatagttttgaggattttttaattaaaaattacaattattttttaatcacaagTAAACTTAATTATTTTACCATTAAAATCTCTTCAACACAGAAATTCCTTTGAGGTTTTtagttttgttctgtttgtttgtatgtGAGGCAAGACACCCCTGGATGCTTGCAAGAAAGAAGCAATTTGGAGTGAAATAGGCAGATGTACAATCTGACCCCGTAAGTGACCCACTGCAGAACAGACAACTGGACATATGGACATATGCAGCTGCCTGTCATTTATACACGAGAGTTAAACAGTTGGCAAAGAGTCTAGGCCACAGAGGAGTGAGCTGGCTAGAGGTGTGGATCTAGCCATTGGATAACACTGTACTTAAAACAACATGAAACTCTATCCAAGAAGAGGAAATGATTGAATATGAAGTATTTTGAAGAAAGATTTGAAAGACTGAAAATGAAACACTTCCTTACATTCGCTAAGTGAGCTAAGAATGGCCCAGAAGGGTGATGCGGAGGGCTAGAGAATGAAGACGACAGGGAGTGTGGAGGGAGAGAGCCCACCTACATGGCACCCAGCTTTGCAGAGGCTCCTGAAGACACAAGGTTGAAGGCCCTGGACTCAAAAAGTTCCTTGACTCTGCCAGGCAAGAGGATTAGCTGTTTCAGCAGAGGGTGGAGCCAAGCAAAAGCTGGAGAGTGAATAAGAGATGCTAGGAGCAATTGCCTCAGGTGGGGCGACCAGGACTGTGCTTGCCTTTGAACCAGGGCTGCTGAATGCAGATAGCAGGTGGTTTATGTGATGCCTGGAGCAGGGGTCATTGCAGGAGACAGGGTTGCTGTGTGCCTATAAATGGAGTGAAAAAGCgagtgcaaagaaatggaaaagttaGAAGATGCAGCATAACCAGTGACTCATGATCCGTGACAAAGTGGGGAGGCTCATGGGCACAGGTttaggggtgggtgtgtgtgtgtgagagagagagagagaaagagagagataccACATGGCTATGGACAGAGGTGGGCTGGAAACCCTAACTTCCAGGAAACTCCAGGTTCTTTTCTTCTACCCACAGGTCTGCATTATGTTTTTCTAGGGTCACTCatctattcatccaacaaatattcaaGAAGCACCTGTTACATACTAGATATTACATACACGTGGCTGTGCACATAACTGTGAAGCTGTGTACTACAAGCTGCAGGGCGAGGACTGGGGCTTCAGCTCCCACCTTGTGCAATGTGGGATCTTCTCCATCGTCATATCAAGCCACCCCACATGTGTATTCAATCTAAGTTGGAACACTGTGCTTGCTACAAAAGTCAGCTTCAGAAGAAGCCCCTCCGTGGATCACCACCTCCCTACAAGCTGCAGTCCTAATCTCCTCCTGTGTCAAAATCATGGGCTGCCGCTGCCCCGAGGGGTTTAGAGATGAAGACCCAGACTCTGAGGAGTCTCCCAGTGAAGGGAAGGAGGCAGAAGCCCAGTCACTAGTGATGCCACCGAGCTGAGTGGACCGCGCAGAGGGAGGTGGACGCAGGGCACTCCAACATGGACCTGAGAGGCACACACTGCAATGCAAATCCTCCACGATGGGCCACAGGATGTACTGGGAGAAACTGGAAGGCCACAGGAGAAACGTTTGCTCAGGAAAACACAGGCATTTCATGTGCCTGGAGCACGGGATGAAGAATTCCTCAGACTTTGAGTGCCAAGCTAGTTGTTTGGACTTTCTTCTAAAGGCCATGGGTGAGCCCTTGGGAATGTGGAGACCACTACGGCCTGCATGGTGGATGGAGAAGGAAATTGTGCCAGAAGCTGGGAAGTCAAAGTTAACCCTCCAGGCTAGATGTAAGTAACGCGTGGGGCTGCACATAGGGCAGTGGCAGAGGAAATGGGACAGCGGGATTGATTTTAGTATAGAAATCGTAATTGGGCTTAGAGTAGGTATGGGAAAACCCCTGAAAGTGTGTGCTGATCTTGGTATGtgcagatatttattttcctcctGGGGTAAATTTTAATTCTCAAAGGAGTCTGTGACCCCCCAAAAAGTTATCTCCCTACTTGAAAGATGCTTGAGTGTCTAATGGCCAGGAGTGGGTGTTGGTGGGATACCAAGCAGTGGGAGGAACACAGTATCGTCCTCAAGCCTCTGACTTCTCCTAGACAGGGTAGCTAAGAGGACTTTTCAGATATGTTGCTTTTGAGGTGTCTgtgaggagagggaggcaggaaacACAGGCACACGCACTCACAGTGGACTCGTCTTTAGAAAGCTGCACATTCTCTAATTGAGTTAACTGTTCACGCACTGAATGGAGCTGTTTCTGCTCAAGCTAGGGAAAGACTTGTCAGCTGTTTCTTCACTTCCCTGACCTTGGAGAATCCGCTGTCTCCACCAGACACTGATCCTTGGCACAGCGAGTATTTGATACACTTAACTCTGCTCAGGATTTTAGATCTCAACCCAGGAAATGAGCTACAGTCTCACCCCAGGCAAGTACAGAACATTTTCCTAACCAGGAGAGACGGCCTGTGTCACACATTCCAAAGGCAGCCAGCAGCTAAGAAAGCCGCAACAAAGGAAATCAAACAGCTCTTTCTCTCCTAAACGCTGCTTTCAGGCAAGTTCCAAACAAAAATGGAGGGTGCGctgcaaattaaaaacaacagcCTGCCAGTCAAAGGCAGTGTTTTTAAGCACAGAAAGAGCAATACCACTGCAGGGGGCAGATAAAAGAGCTTTTGAGCATCTCAGAAGCTGCTCACACACAAAAGCACCTCTGTGCCTTCAAACAGGATCTCCTAGAAGTTTCCCAAGGTTTCATAACCCAAATGCCGCTGGTAGTGATGTGGTTTGGAAATTAACCTTGCTTTTCTCCCCACTGCTGTTTTACATATTAATTAAAGTGTTTTCCTCAGATCAGGAACGCCTGCAGGCTGGCTAGGTTCTGCAGAAGGTGCCTCATTTTCCTGCCGCTTCCCGCCCCAGCCCCACTTGTGCATAGTTCAATGATTAAAACCTCCCCAGGTCAGCTGTAGACGCCTCCCCTCCCCTAACTGCCACCGTGATATAAAACACACACTTTAATAtggcttttaaaaagtaatcgCTTCCCCACCCCCAAGAAAGATAGGTCGTGCAGAGCTAATTTCGGGGAGCCATTCAGAAGAAATTGTTGAGAAGGCATCCAAGTATTTGGGTCCAACTCTGCTTACCTCATTCATGgacctatttcttttctttttttttcttttccagtgctTGAAAAAGATGTGCAAACAATTCACATATTATAAATACGTTGACttgggccgggtgctgtggctcacgcctgtaatcctagcactttgggaggctgagacagaaggattacttgaggtcaggagttccagacaagcctggccaacatggcaaaaccctctctctactaaaccacaaaaattagccgggcaaggtggtgcgtgcctgtaatctcagctactcaggaggctgaagcaggagaatcgcttaaacccaaaagatggaagttgcaatgaggcGAGATCacaacgcactccagcctgggcgacagagcaagactctgtctcaaataaataaataaaacgaaaataaataaatcgatttgttttcattcatatattttgGGGATACAAGGGACCTTAAAGTTGGAAAACCAAAACGGAGCTGGCCACCGAAGGTGTGGATTTGGTCAACAGGGTGTGGACTCCAGCAGCCCATGTCACTCTCAGACTCCATGTCCCAATTTGAATGTTTCCATGTCACTTAAAAAGTGGAAGATTCATAGTGATGTTGAAGATATAAAAGATATACCAGGATTAATCTTCTAGTCAATTTTATGTCTCTGTGACGCAAGACAATAAGTCATTGTTAGTTCCTTAGTTGCTGGACACTTTAGCCCAATATACCACTTTcaattttgaattattatttggACTGTGTCCATGAGATTCTTGGAGTATGTTAAATCAGCACATTTCTTTGTAATTATTGAGAACCTTTTGTTCCCTATAAAATCAAGTGTACAATGATGTAAACTATAAAACGCAAATTGTAGGGACAATTGGTAATCTGCAGTGAAAGTAAATAAAGTCAAAATAGCAAAGAGCAGATTATTCTCAAATTTATGCAACAGAGTTCTGACACGTGGAAGTGGATACAAGTATTAGTACTCAGTTGatgtattgaaaataaaatgaaactatttttctACTTACCACTTGCTTGTGAAATCCAAAGGGGTGAGTAAGAGCCAGGATTCATTGTCATGAGTGTACGAGCGCCCTGGGAAGGGGGCCTCCACCCCACGTCAGTAGTGTCATCAGAAATTCCATGATCGTCGGCTTATTCTTTGCACACGTGTCTACAGGGTCCCTCCGCACACCGACTTTGTGTCCTTTAGAACGCAGAAAACCCAAATTAAACTAGTTTAATGAATAAGGAAACCCAGTGGCTCTTAGGACCATAAGCCCTGTGGTGGGGCCTGCTTCAGGGCTAGAGGAGCTAAGTGTTCTCTGGTTCACCAAAGGCCCCAGTTCTATCCGTCTGTCACCCATAGCTTCGGCTTCGTCCCCGGCTCACTGCCAGTGGTAATCAGGCTGCCCGAGAACTTCTGAAATCCACCGCGAGGTGTTTCCAGACGACTTCTCAGTAGGGCTGGAATcccttctccccagccccagcaAGGCCCTCCAACGCCACTGCAGTCCCCTGGATAGCAGGAAGAGGCCTGAGCCGGCTCTCTCCCGGGGCTCCAGGTGCAGTCTCCCCACATGGGAGTCAGTGTTCTCAGAGCAGCGTTTGTTGAGCTGAGCTAACCAAGTTCTCTAACAGAGAGCCTGGCTGTGTAGAGCCACAAATGTCTATCATTAGAATAGctcaaggacagaaaaaaagactgacaatCAGTCCAGAATGGCATCCCAGGATTTCTGCTCTGAGGAGAAAACACGACTAAACCCTATCTGAGGTCTCTTCCAACTCCAAGATTCTGCAGTGTTATCTATGTTTACAAAGAGATATCCCACTTTTTGATGAcagtgtgtctggaattggtgggttcttggtctcactgacttcaagaatgaagccgcaaaccctcgcggtgagtgttacagttcttaaaagcGGCGTGTCCGGAGgttgttccttctggtgggttcctggtctctctggctcaggagtgaagctgcagaccttagcGGTGGGCGTTACAActcttaaggcggcgcgtctgCAGTTCTTCACTCCTCCCGGTAAGCTTgtagtctcgctggcttcaggagtgaagctgcaggccTTCGTGGTgactgttacagctcataaaggcagtgcggacTCAAACAGTAAGCACTGGCAagattgcaaagagcaaaagaacaaaaccaccACACTACAGAAAACGACCCTAGCAGATTGCCACCCCTGGCTGGGGGAGCCTGCTTTTCTTCCCTTATCTGgacccacccacatcctgctgattggtccactttacagagcgctgattggtctgttttacagagagctgattggtccgttttga
Above is a window of Pongo pygmaeus isolate AG05252 chromosome 14, NHGRI_mPonPyg2-v2.0_pri, whole genome shotgun sequence DNA encoding:
- the LOC129011744 gene encoding uncharacterized protein LOC129011744; amino-acid sequence: MGHRMYWEKLEGHRRNVCSGKHRHFMCLEHGMKNSSDFECQASCLDFLLKAMGEPLGMWRPLRPAWWMEKEIVPEAGKSKLTLQARSRERLVSCFFTSLTLENPLSPPDTDPWHSEYLIHLTLLRILDLNPGNELQSHPSA